The bacterium genomic interval CGGATATCCGAGGCCACTTGGCCGACCAGCTCGCGGTCCTGGCCCTTGATGACCAGGTGAGTCTGCTTATCGACCGCGATCTTGATGCCGCCCGGGATCGGGAAGATCACCGGATGGGAGAAGCCCAAGGTCAAGTTGAGGTCGTTGCCCTTCACCTCGGCCCGATAACCGACGCCGGTGATGTCGAGCTCGCGGGTGAAGCCTTCGCTCACGCCGTGAACCATATTGGCGACCAAGGCCCGGCTAAGGCCGTGGAGCGACCGGGTGTTGGGCTCGTCATCGCTCCTTTGGAGGACGAGAACCTTGTCCTGCTGGACAACCTTGATCGCCGGATGGACCTCGCGGCTCAGCTTGCCGAGCGGGCCTTCGACGTCGACCTTTTGGCCGGTCAGCTTGATCTTGACTTTATCCGGGATCGGAATTTCTTTTTTACCTGTACGGGACATAGTTTCCTACCAGATGCTTAAAAGGAGTTCGCCGCCCACTTTCAACTCGCGGGCTTTCTTGTCGGTCAGCACGCCCTTGGGAGTCGAGAGAATCGCGACTCCCAAGCCGTTCAGGACCGGTTGAATCTCTTGATAGCCGACGTAACGGCGGCAACCGGGCTTGCTCAATCGGCGGAGGCCGACGATGCAAGATTGGTTCTTGCCGCGGTACTTCAAGGTGACCAAGATTTTGCCTTGGTTCTTGTAGTCGACCACGTGAAAATCCTTGATGAAGCCCTCTTCCTTGAGCAGCTCGGCAACGGCGATCTTCATCTTTGAAGCCGGGATCTCCACGACTTCGTGACGCGCCGTCACGGCGTTTCGGATTCGGGTGAGCATGTCTGCGATGGGATCAGTCATCTTGCGTTCTCCAAAAAATTACCAACTTGCCTTGGTCACGCCCGGGATTTCGCCTTGCCGGGCCAGCTTGCGGAAGCAGAGACGGCACATCTTGAACTTACGGAAGTAAGCTCGGGGCCGGCCGCAAAGACCGCATCGATTGTAGCCCC includes:
- the rplF gene encoding 50S ribosomal protein L6, which translates into the protein MSRTGKKEIPIPDKVKIKLTGQKVDVEGPLGKLSREVHPAIKVVQQDKVLVLQRSDDEPNTRSLHGLSRALVANMVHGVSEGFTRELDITGVGYRAEVKGNDLNLTLGFSHPVIFPIPGGIKIAVDKQTHLVIKGQDRELVGQVASDIRDLRPPEPYKGKGIRYSDEVIRRKAGKTAAGGK
- the rpsH gene encoding 30S ribosomal protein S8, whose protein sequence is MTDPIADMLTRIRNAVTARHEVVEIPASKMKIAVAELLKEEGFIKDFHVVDYKNQGKILVTLKYRGKNQSCIVGLRRLSKPGCRRYVGYQEIQPVLNGLGVAILSTPKGVLTDKKARELKVGGELLLSIW
- a CDS encoding type Z 30S ribosomal protein S14 — its product is MAKTSLMVKASRKPKFKVRGYNRCGLCGRPRAYFRKFKMCRLCFRKLARQGEIPGVTKASW